One genomic segment of Sorex araneus isolate mSorAra2 chromosome X, mSorAra2.pri, whole genome shotgun sequence includes these proteins:
- the LOC129399800 gene encoding LOW QUALITY PROTEIN: pre-mRNA-splicing factor RBM22-like (The sequence of the model RefSeq protein was modified relative to this genomic sequence to represent the inferred CDS: inserted 2 bases in 1 codon), which produces MTSLGFNAPNRQDWEVEDFPILCQTCLGENPYVRMTKEKYGKECKICARPFTVFRWCPGVCMRFKKTQVCQTCSQLKNVCQTCLLGLRYGLPVQVRDAGLSLKEDLPKSEVNKEYHMQNVRREISNSDGTRPVGVLRKPAGPRNTLLKLARTKPYYKRNRPRICSFWVKGECKRGEECPYRHEKPTGPDDPLAHQNIQDRYYGVQDPVANKLLTRASTMPSLDPPEDKTITTFYVGGLGDAVTATDLRDHFSQFGETRAVTVSQRLQCALVQFVTRQAAEVAADVSFKKLIVNGRRLHVRWGKDKGGATGAGIELEPVPGLPGTLPPPLPAEKESSASYFNPPPGGPLAVVNITXPPPLLGPHLFHPTGPPPPFMRAPGPIHYPAQDPQRMGAQP; this is translated from the exons ATGACCTCGCTGGGCTTCAATGCACCCAACAGGCAGGACTGGGAGGTCGAGGACTTCCCGATTCTGTGCCAGACGTGTCTTGGAGAAAACCCGTATGTCCGGATGACCAAAGAAAAGTACGGGAAGGAATGCAAGATCTGTGCCAGACCATTCACAGTATTTCGCTGGTGTCCTGGAGTTTGCATGCGTTTCAAGAAAACCCAAGTGTGCCAGACCTGCAGCCAACTAAAGAACGTCTGTCAGACCTGCCTGTTGGGCCTGAGGTACGGCCTGCCCGTTCAGGTTCGTGACGCAGGGCTGTCATTGAAGGAGGATCTGCCCAAGTCAGAAGTTAACAAGGAGTACCACATGCAGAATGTGAGGAGAGAGATTTCTAACTCAGATGGAACACGGCCTGTCGGCGTGCTCAGGAAACCCGCCGGCCCCAGGAATACGCTTCTCAAGCTGGCACGAACGAAACCTTATTACAAAAGAAATCGCCCCCGTATCTGCTCCTTCTGGGTGAAAGGAGAGTgtaagagaggagaggagtgtCCGTACCGACACGAGAAGCCCACAGGTCCAGATGACCCCCTTGCTCATCAGAATATTCAAGACCGGTACTATGGGGTCCAGGACCCTGTGGCAAACAAACTGTTAACACGGGCATCAACGATGCCCAGTCTGGACCCGCCCGAGGATAAGACTATCACCACATTCTATGTGGGTGGTCTGGGAGACGCCGTGACTGCGACAGATCTGAGGGATCATTTCTCTCAGTTTGGAGAGACCCGGGCGGTGACTGTCTCACAGAGACTGCAGTGTGCTCTTGTTCAGTTTGTCACCAGGCAGGCTGCAGAGGTGGCTGCTGACGTGTCCTTTAAGAAGCTGATCGTCAACGGCCGGAGGCTCCACGTGAGGTGGGGAAAGGACAAGGGTGGAGCCACAGGTGCTGGGATCGAGCTAGAGCCTGTCCCGGGGCTGCCAGGaacacttcctcctcctcttcctgcagaAAAAGAATCCTCTGCCAGCTACTTCAACCCACCGCCAGGTGGTCCTCTAGCTGTGGTGaacatcac cccccccccacttttggggccacacctgttccACCCGACGGGACCACCCCCTCCTTTCATGAGGGCTCCAGGACCAATCCATTATCCTGCTCAGGACCCTCAGAGGATGGGAGCTCAGCCTTGA